CAGGACCGcacccagagaaagagaagagatggaGTGAACGGGAACTCGACCGCAGCCACAGGCCCTGAGGCCTGCACAGGCCCACTACCCACCCTGTCCCAGGTGGGCCGTGGCTGCCCTTGCTGGCGGCAAATTTTCATGGATGCAACCTGGCCACCAGGCAGGACCAGGCCTGGCCCAATTCGGATCAGAGTCACGGAGCACAAGGACCGCAGGAAGGGGGTCTCCGAAGGGTGTCAAGGGGGCTTGGGTCGGCGGAGGGCAAAATGCATCTTGGACTCACGTGCCATACACAAGCGGGCCCCTGTCTTACCCTGCCTGATTGCCTTCCTATGGAATGGGTACCGGCGGGCGACTCTGGAGACAGAGGGGCCAGGCGGAGGCTTGGAGCAGGGTGCGTGGCCTCCCTCGGCCCCGGCTTTGCAGTGGGCAGCCACCTGCAGGCAGCCCCCCACCAGTGCTGCCCCCGTGCCCTGGGAGCACTCACCATTGCCCCTGGCCATGGCTCCTAGCTCCAGTCCTGCCCACCGGAGCCAGAGCCAGTGCCACGGCCTTCGGGGATGGAGGAGGGCCGTGGCCAGGCCGGGCCCTGGGCACCAGGCCTCGGAGGGTGGCCTGCCCTACCTGCAGGTTCTTCCTCCACACGTTCACTGCTGCAAAAGCCAGCTGCATCTGCTTCCGGCGGGCGTCCTTGTGCCGCTTGTAGGCAATCTCAATGAAAATCAGGAAGATCCCGGCCACGATGCCCCCAGCCACCAGCATGAAGACCCCTGTGGGCCAGGATCCACAGCCTCAGTTGCTGGCCAGGGGGGCCGCAGTCCACAGAGAACCCACCGGAGTGTCACGGGAGCCGCACCTGCCATGTTCTCAAAAGTGAGGGTTGCAGGGGCGTTGCTGCGTGAGTCACATTCCTGATACCGGACCCACGTCTTGTCCAGGTCTTCCATGAAGCCGTTCTCATGGGACCTGGGGGTGGGAGCTAGTGAGCCTGCGGTGGGCGGTGCCCAGGAGGGGATGAGGCATGCTGGGGGCAGGGGGGCCAGGGTGGGGcctgtgggggttgggggggcgcTGAGTGGGCAGCGCCTGGCCGGGGTGTGGAGTCTGTGGTGGCCTCGGAGTGGTCCAGCACTGGGGAGGGCAGAGGACGGACACAGGCGCCCGGGTACTCACTTGAGGATGGACAGGGACACGTTCTGCTTCCAGGGGCTGTCTTTGCGCATGCCGATGCCAAAGCCGGAGCGAAAGAACAGCTCTCCTGTCGTCACCAGGTCGCACTTCTGCGAGGCCTCGAACTCCAGCACCGCGGAGTCCCAGATGAAGGCGTGCAGCTTGCTGCCGGCAGAGGCGGGGTCAGGGGAGCCCCGGTCCCGCCAGCCTGGAAGCCCCACGCCGAGCCCTGGTCCCGCCAGCGCAGAAGCCCCACACCCGTGACCTCCAGGGTGCCCGGCGTGGCTGCTCTCCTGCCTTAGGGAGGCCGCCCCTCCTGGCCCCGCACTGCTCCCTCCCCGCGCCTCACTTGTCCCTCACGGCCTGGATGGCCTCTGCCGCACTCTCATAGTTGTGCTTCTCCATGTGCCGGTACATGGTGCTCAGCTCCACCTGCCGCCGGAAGTAGATGTCCACGGAGCTCTGCTTCACGGTGGCATAGATGAACTTGTCCGAGGGGTTCCTCAGCTGCAGGGTCAGAGTGCAGGGCTCCAGCAGCGGCTCCCCAGGCCTGTACCCGAGCCGACCCCAGCTCACCTGGagctccctcccccagcccggCCAGGCCTCACCCGAGGGTCGTTGATGCCCGTGATGCGCTCCTCCGGCCGGTCCAGCACCAGGAAGGCCGCCAGGTTGGCGGTGTAGGAGGCTACGATGATCATGGCAAAGCCGGCCCACACCATGCCCAGGATGCGCGCGGAGAAGCTTCTGGGGGCGCCTGTGGGCgggcggcggggtggggggctCAGTCAGACCCTGgagggccggggcggggccgagCGGGCCGCGCGGGTGGGGCCTTACCTTCCCCGATGCCGGAGTTGAGCAGGACCCCCCAGGAGAACCACATGGCCGAGGACAGGGTCAGCGcgtcctcctcctcatcctcactGTTCACCTTGAATCGACCGAAGGGGCTGCGGGGCGCAGAGGGCGGGCGGGAGAGAGGGCGGGCGAGGCGGCCCGGTCCCGCCCCACCCCTcgccggccccgccccccgcAGATGGAGGTGTCCGGGCCCCGGGTCGCGCTCACCTGAAGCGGTCCAGCAGGTACAGCATCACGGCCACCACGTGCACCGACAGCCCCACCAGCAGCCACAGTGTGCTCTGGAACGGCTGCATGAACGAGTCCAGCGTGCTCCGGGGGATCTCCTGCGggggggcgcggggggcgcgggggaCGCGGGGTCAGTGCCGCCGGGGCGCTCCGGGCACCCCCTGCCACCCGGCCCCTGCCCACCTTCTTGACCAGAATGGTCAGGCCCTGGTACTTGAAGGGCTTGGAAAACTCGATGTACTGCGCGCGCTCGTTGTTGATGGTCAGCGGCGCAACGATCATGTCTGCCTGCCCGCTGAGCAGCTCGCCCATCATCCCGTTCCACTCcttcttgttgctgttgttcaCCTGAGAGGCGCCAGAGCCGGCGGGGATGCAGGCAGCGTCCGCCCAGCTCCCGCCGCAGGCCCCCCGCCCACTGAAGCCGCCCTAGCGCACCCCGGGGTCCTGCCCCGGACCCTAACCCAGCTCGCAGGCACCACCCCACTCCAGCCCCCCCCGCCCCACAGGCCGCGCCCACTCCATGCCCCACCCCTTCCAAGCCCCCGTCCGCAGGCCCCTCCCACACCGGGCCCCACCCCAGCCAGCAAAGCCCACCGCCCACTCCACGCCCCACCCACTCCAGGACCTCCCTCCTGCAGGCCCCGCCCACTCCGTGCCCCACCTCGGCTTTCAGGCCCCTCCCACGCCGGGCCACAACCTACCCAGCAAGCCCCGCCCACCCCATGTCCCACCCACTGCAGGAGCCCCGCCCGCCGACCCCTCTATGCCAGGCCCCGCCCGCCCCATGCTCCGCCCACCCCACGACCCAGCCCTCAGGCCCCGCCCGCTCCACGCCCCGCCCACTCCAGGACCCCCGCCTACAGGCCCCTCTCGCGCtgggccccgccccgccgccccgcctaCCCGCTCCTGTGTGCCGAACTTGCCATCGGCCACCAGGTGCACCTCGTAGGTGAAGTTCATGGTTCGTGCCAGCTTGATGAGCAGGTCGATGCAGAAGCCGTAGCAGCACTGAGGCACCGTGTGgcgggctggggaggtgggggcggtAACTGCGGGGCTCCGACCGCCCCGCTCCCCGCGCCCGCGCCCTGCCCCCTGCACTCACGGCTGCCCGGCGACGTGTCGTTCGGTCCGGTGCAGATCACCTTCTTGACCGGGTCGCCGTTGACCGTGAACTCCTCCTTGCATGTCCCGTCGCTCAGCGTGGGCTTGACGTACACGAAGGGCTCCTGGTGGATCGTCACAATCTGGGGGAAAGGGGGAGACCCAGCCTGGACCACCGACCTAAAGCTGCCCAAGGCGCAGGCCTCTTCTCAGCTCCCAGCCTCCTCCGGCGCCCCTCCTAATCCCCGACGGTTCCCCCTGCCTCCGTCCCCGCTAGCGGCCACTGCTTCTCTCTGGAGCTCCTTTACAGAGCCCAGGTGGGCTGGACACATTCTCCCCGGCCACCGTCAGCATCATCTGCCTGCAGCCCCCGGAGGAGGGGGCAGGGTACGGAACGACTCCCGGAGCGCTAGGCCCTTCTCTTGGCCACTTTTCCTCCAGTCTGGGCTTAGACATGACTCCTTGCAGCAGAGGAGCTGCCGCTATCCCGCATGCCAGGAACCTTCCCATGGTGAGAAACTGCCCACCTGCAGGCTGACCCCACCCGCTGCGCCACGAGGACCCACACGTCCAAGAAGCTGAGCTGCGCCTGCATAGGACCCGGGGGTGTGGGGCTGTCCACCCATGCCTCCCTTCATCCAGGCACTCTGCCTGTCCCCGCCCCCCAACCCCACAGGCTCCGGCACGAAGCCTTCAGGCTTTGAGCATTGGTCTCTGGCTCCCTCCTCTTGCTCCTGTGGACATGACCCCCCCACCACCATCCGTGGCCTCCTCGACCCACACTCCTGCTTGGGTTCAGCCTCCTGTCTGTCCTTCAGGGGACCatggcctgggggtggggaagagatcTGGGGCAGGAGGGCTGGAACGGAGCAGAGCTGCTGCCAGGACTCTGGGGGGAGATGATTCGGAGCTGAGCCCGCAAGATGGGCAGGGATCAAGCAGGTGCCCAAGGGGTGGAGCAGAGGCGACCGAAGTCCAGGACTGCAAAGGCGGGGAGCCATGGGGTTATGGGAGAGGCACCTCCTGGCAGGGCCTAGGGAGGGTGAGTCTGAGACCGAGGCaggcccagcctcagcctccaggcagCATTTTGACTTCTATCCCCAGGGATATCAAGCCATTAAAGAAgtttatttgctttataaaactTTGACGATGTTTTCCTGTTATACAGGTAATACATATGCTAGTATTTAAGAAAATTAGTGAGTCCAGAAACAAACTTGTGAAAAGTCATCTGCATCTCACAGCCTGGATGGGGGCTTTGGAGTTTGACCGCTGCTTTCAGACTTTTCAGTGTGAGGTGTCTGGGCTGCAATGAGACCCACACCATCACCAGAAAACCCCACCCTGTCTGGAGAGCAGGGGAGGGAGTCTGGGTGGGAGGCTACAGGGGTTGGCACCAGGCTGCAGGGGTGGGCTCAGAAGGCAGACAGGGTGAAGAGACACTCGAGGGCCTGGAATGACAGAGAAGCATGTTGCCTGTGAGGCCTAAGGGCCTTTGGTGGTCTGTGGTACTGCTGGGACTGGAGTGTGTGCAGTGGGCGTGGGGTGGCTCTGCCCCCGGAGGAATGCCCAGGAGAGCACCCTGGAGTAGGGAGCCAAGGAGAAGATGCCCCAGAGGAGGAAGTCAGCCAGGGCAGGGGGCTCTCAGAGGCCCAGGGGAGTCAAGAAGGACTGTCCACTACAGGGAATGCGGCAGGAAGGCCACATTGGAAGAGGACAGTTTGATGCAGTCCCATCAGGAGGCCatgggggctggaggagggatgAGGAGTGTGGAGGACCAGGACTCAGGACAGCGGGTGCTGAAGCTGAGGTCTGCACCAGACCCCTCTGTCTGTTGTTCTCCGTCCGCTCTTCCCCAGCCGGGTGCTGTCCCAGACAACTGCTCCAGACTTAGGTAGGGCTGGGGCAAGAGGAGCACTGGAGAGCACCTGTGggatgggggcagtttcccctcctccctcctgctctgTTTGCTTCCTGTGCTGTGCCAGGTGTGCTGGACGGTGGTCAGGGGAAGcaggccccacccccacttccTTTGGTGGCTTTCACTGCCctcacctcagccccctcctTCGGGCCAGAGCGGATGGATGGGCTGCCTAGGGTGGGGACACTGAGGGAGGTCTATGGGGCCCACCTTCAGTCTGGTGGACATCTGGTACCCTCGAGGCTTCTCTGTCTCTCCGCCTGGCCAGATGATCTTCCTGTCATTAGGGATGACCTGGGGGTGGGAGTATGAGATGGAGGGTGGCCACGCAGGGGTCTTGGCCCCAGGACCCTAaggccccagcccccaccccctcaTGACCCCCACCTACGTGGGTGCCGTTGTAGATGCCCACTTGTACCAGCTTGCGGTTCTGCAGGTTCATGATGCTGTAGTTGGCGAACTTCCGGTCCCCATCCTCGTTGAACTCCACGCGGCCGGTGACGCCATCCGCATACTTGGAAGACATCAGCACTCTAGGGGAGGAGGCATGGCTGAGGCTTCTCCGAGCTGCTCCTTCTCCCCACCCATTCTCCCAGCCCGCTGGGCCGCTCAGGCTTGCCCCTCGTTTCAGGTCCAAGAATGGAAAGATCGGCAGACGCCAGACCCTGGCCGGCAGGGTGTTTGCCCACACCAGATGGACGGTGCAGCTCATGGCAGCTGAATGGTTTCTGGGTGCCAGACCCTGCTTCAAAGGCTTGCCATGGGTCAGGACGTTGTCCTCACAGCCATCCCGTCCGacagagagggaggcagaagccCAGAAAGATGCCTGCCCTCTTGCCAGCGGGTGAGGGAGAGGTTGAGTCGGCTCTAACCAGCAGGCTGTCCTGTCTggctgtgtgtgcacgtgtgtattcTACCCAAAACCACACGGGTGAACCTGTGTGAACACGTGATCCCTATGCGGGGTGCACCCACGCATGTATTTTGTATCATGTGCCTGAGGCTGTGTGTGCTGCCTACATCTGCGCTTACGTGGGCATTGTGGATGGTGGCTCTGCACATGTGACCTGGGGGTGGGCTGGCATGGCATGGTGTCCAGGCCTGCTGTCAGCTCACTCCTGCCTCACTGCAGATGTTCACTTGGGTCTCTGGGCCTTGGCCAACCCTGGCTCTCTCAGGCTCGTATGCTGTTCTTGGACTCCCTGTCTGGCCTCCTGGGCCCCTGGAAGCTTTCAGTCCCCATCTGCAGCAAGAGCCTCCTCCCAAAGGCTGCCAGCCACACAAGGAGAGGGGTGCTGTTTCAGGGTGGGCTGCAGTGTTGGGGGCGGGAGCAGTGGAGCCAGTCCCTACTCCACTGACAGTCCAGGTACTGGTGTCAGTGTTGGGAAGAGGGCAGATGATTGTGCCATTTGATGTGGTGGTGCTGGGGGTGcagggggagaggagagaagtgaCAGTGTCCATAGAACGTAGGCAGCAGGCTCACTGCAGCACTCGAGAGTGATGCCGCCCACCTCCTGAAAGCAGCCCGGCCCACTCCCCCCAGCGACCCCCACATCTCTTGAAGAGCTGCCCCGCCCAGCTCCCTAAGAGCGACCCGCCCACTTCCCCAAGAGCGGCCCCTCCCAGCCCCGAGAACAAGCCCGCCCAGCCCCTGCGAGGCCACGCCCACACCTGAGAGGCCCCGCCCCCTCTTGGAGAGCGGTCCCGCCCCTCTCTGAGAGCCCCCGCCCACTCTTGAAgggcggccccgccccgccctgaGGCCCCGCCCACTCTTGAAGAGCGGCCCCGCCTCGTCCTGAGAGGCCCCGCCCACCTCTTGAAGAGCGCCCCGCCCCATCCCGAGGCCCGCCCACCTCTTGAAGAGCAGCTCCGCCCATCTCTTGAGagcggccccgccccgccccgagGGGCCCCGCCCACCTCTTGAAGAGCGGCCCGGTCTTCCAGATGTTGGTGTTGCCCACGCAGCCCCGCGGCGGGTCGGTGATGTTCTCCTTCTCCAGGAGCTCGTGCACGGCctgggccaccacgcccaccgCGTCGCTGATGTGGGCTGACTCGTTCTTGCCGTTGATGAGCTGCAGCCCGAGGATGCCTGGTGCGAGCAGGCGACTCAGAGCCCGCGGGGGCCTCCACACCGGGGGACCCAGCCAAGGCCCGACACTCACCGTCCGGGGCGTAGCGCAGGGCGTTCCCCGAGATCTCGCGTTCCCCGACCAGCCACACGTACCCGGAGCCCGTCATGTTCAGCATCGCGGCTGCGCGGTACACGGTGGCAGCATCGTCCTCGCTGTGGGGCAGATGGGGGTGACGCGCCAGGACTCCAGCCCTCCCACCGCGCTCCGCAGGCCCAGGTCCTCCTTCTCTGGAGCAGGGacctgcccagcccccagcccctcctggagCGAAGCCTGGAGACCCGCAGAGGCACTGGGGCCCAGAGCTCAGGAGCCTCCCCGGCCTCCGTTGCTGGCCCTTACCTTGGGGGAGCAGGGATGGGGTTAGGGACCTGGCTTATGGGACTAGCTTTTTGCTGTGGCCTCCACCTGTGCCCCCCCGCACGCCCACCCCTCCGCTCAGAAGGCCCCCCACGATGGGGCCCGAGGATGGTGAGGGATCACCACTAATCACTTCCTGGCCAGATACCAGGCACTGCTCTGAGCGTTTCACAGTATCCCTGTGTCCCGAAGGGAGATGGAGGCACGAAGCACACACGAGTtggtaagtggcagagtcaggacaCGAGCTCCTAAGACCTCCTAGAGAAGCCACACCTCTCTGGTCCTCTG
The sequence above is a segment of the Saimiri boliviensis isolate mSaiBol1 chromosome 2, mSaiBol1.pri, whole genome shotgun sequence genome. Coding sequences within it:
- the GRIN1 gene encoding glutamate receptor ionotropic, NMDA 1 isoform X1, which gives rise to MSTMRLLTLALLFSCSVARATCDPKIVNIGAVLSTRKHEQMFREAVNQANKRHGSWKIQLNATSVTHKPNAIQMALSVCEDLISSQVYAILVSHPPTPNDHFTPTPVSYTAGFYRIPVLGLTTRMSIYSDKSIHLSFLRTVPPYSHQSSVWFEMMRVYSWNHVILLVSDDHEGRAAQKRLETLLEERESKAEKVLQFDPGTKNVTALLMEAKELEARVIILSASEDDAATVYRAAAMLNMTGSGYVWLVGEREISGNALRYAPDGILGLQLINGKNESAHISDAVGVVAQAVHELLEKENITDPPRGCVGNTNIWKTGPLFKRVLMSSKYADGVTGRVEFNEDGDRKFANYSIMNLQNRKLVQVGIYNGTHVIPNDRKIIWPGGETEKPRGYQMSTRLKIVTIHQEPFVYVKPTLSDGTCKEEFTVNGDPVKKVICTGPNDTSPGSPRHTVPQCCYGFCIDLLIKLARTMNFTYEVHLVADGKFGTQERVNNSNKKEWNGMMGELLSGQADMIVAPLTINNERAQYIEFSKPFKYQGLTILVKKEIPRSTLDSFMQPFQSTLWLLVGLSVHVVAVMLYLLDRFSPFGRFKVNSEDEEEDALTLSSAMWFSWGVLLNSGIGEGAPRSFSARILGMVWAGFAMIIVASYTANLAAFLVLDRPEERITGINDPRLRNPSDKFIYATVKQSSVDIYFRRQVELSTMYRHMEKHNYESAAEAIQAVRDNKLHAFIWDSAVLEFEASQKCDLVTTGELFFRSGFGIGMRKDSPWKQNVSLSILKSHENGFMEDLDKTWVRYQECDSRSNAPATLTFENMAGVFMLVAGGIVAGIFLIFIEIAYKRHKDARRKQMQLAFAAVNVWRKNLQDRKSGRAEPDPKKKATFRAITSTLASSFKRRRSSKDTVRGRAPQSRVRLHLPLPCVCLPPHHPPGPGLLRPTLPVCPGGRSAQPARVVLSLSGPLSRPSWVFGFPRVSPLVRLPASLP
- the GRIN1 gene encoding glutamate receptor ionotropic, NMDA 1 isoform X11 gives rise to the protein MSTMRLLTLALLFSCSVARATCDPKIVNIGAVLSTRKHEQMFREAVNQANKRHGSWKIQLNATSVTHKPNAIQMALSVCEDLISSQVYAILVSHPPTPNDHFTPTPVSYTAGFYRIPVLGLTTRMSIYSDKSIHLSFLRTVPPYSHQSSVWFEMMRVYSWNHVILLVSDDHEGRAAQKRLETLLEERESKAEKVLQFDPGTKNVTALLMEAKELEARVIILSASEDDAATVYRAAAMLNMTGSGYVWLVGEREISGNALRYAPDGILGLQLINGKNESAHISDAVGVVAQAVHELLEKENITDPPRGCVGNTNIWKTGPLFKRVLMSSKYADGVTGRVEFNEDGDRKFANYSIMNLQNRKLVQVGIYNGTHVIPNDRKIIWPGGETEKPRGYQMSTRLKIVTIHQEPFVYVKPTLSDGTCKEEFTVNGDPVKKVICTGPNDTSPGSPRHTVPQCCYGFCIDLLIKLARTMNFTYEVHLVADGKFGTQERVNNSNKKEWNGMMGELLSGQADMIVAPLTINNERAQYIEFSKPFKYQGLTILVKKEIPRSTLDSFMQPFQSTLWLLVGLSVHVVAVMLYLLDRFSPFGRFKVNSEDEEEDALTLSSAMWFSWGVLLNSGIGEGAPRSFSARILGMVWAGFAMIIVASYTANLAAFLVLDRPEERITGINDPRLRNPSDKFIYATVKQSSVDIYFRRQVELSTMYRHMEKHNYESAAEAIQAVRDNKLHAFIWDSAVLEFEASQKCDLVTTGELFFRSGFGIGMRKDSPWKQNVSLSILKSHENGFMEDLDKTWVRYQECDSRSNAPATLTFENMAGVFMLVAGGIVAGIFLIFIEIAYKRHKDARRKQMQLAFAAVNVWRKNLQQYHPTDITGPLNLSDPSVSTVV
- the GRIN1 gene encoding glutamate receptor ionotropic, NMDA 1 isoform X9; the protein is MSTMRLLTLALLFSCSVARATCDPKIVNIGAVLSTRKHEQMFREAVNQANKRHGSWKIQLNATSVTHKPNAIQMALSVCEDLISSQVYAILVSHPPTPNDHFTPTPVSYTAGFYRIPVLGLTTRMSIYSDKSIHLSFLRTVPPYSHQSSVWFEMMRVYSWNHVILLVSDDHEGRAAQKRLETLLEERESKAEKVLQFDPGTKNVTALLMEAKELEARVIILSASEDDAATVYRAAAMLNMTGSGYVWLVGEREISGNALRYAPDGILGLQLINGKNESAHISDAVGVVAQAVHELLEKENITDPPRGCVGNTNIWKTGPLFKRVLMSSKYADGVTGRVEFNEDGDRKFANYSIMNLQNRKLVQVGIYNGTHVIPNDRKIIWPGGETEKPRGYQMSTRLKIVTIHQEPFVYVKPTLSDGTCKEEFTVNGDPVKKVICTGPNDTSPGSPRHTVPQCCYGFCIDLLIKLARTMNFTYEVHLVADGKFGTQERVNNSNKKEWNGMMGELLSGQADMIVAPLTINNERAQYIEFSKPFKYQGLTILVKKEIPRSTLDSFMQPFQSTLWLLVGLSVHVVAVMLYLLDRFSPFGRFKVNSEDEEEDALTLSSAMWFSWGVLLNSGIGEGAPRSFSARILGMVWAGFAMIIVASYTANLAAFLVLDRPEERITGINDPRLRNPSDKFIYATVKQSSVDIYFRRQVELSTMYRHMEKHNYESAAEAIQAVRDNKLHAFIWDSAVLEFEASQKCDLVTTGELFFRSGFGIGMRKDSPWKQNVSLSILKSHENGFMEDLDKTWVRYQECDSRSNAPATLTFENMAGVFMLVAGGIVAGIFLIFIEIAYKRHKDARRKQMQLAFAAVNVWRKNLQSTGGGRGALQNQKDTVLPRRAIEREEGQLQLCSRHRES
- the GRIN1 gene encoding glutamate receptor ionotropic, NMDA 1 isoform X7, which translates into the protein MSTMRLLTLALLFSCSVARATCDPKIVNIGAVLSTRKHEQMFREAVNQANKRHGSWKIQLNATSVTHKPNAIQMALSVCEDLISSQVYAILVSHPPTPNDHFTPTPVSYTAGFYRIPVLGLTTRMSIYSDKSIHLSFLRTVPPYSHQSSVWFEMMRVYSWNHVILLVSDDHEGRAAQKRLETLLEERESKAEKVLQFDPGTKNVTALLMEAKELEARVIILSASEDDAATVYRAAAMLNMTGSGYVWLVGEREISGNALRYAPDGILGLQLINGKNESAHISDAVGVVAQAVHELLEKENITDPPRGCVGNTNIWKTGPLFKRVLMSSKYADGVTGRVEFNEDGDRKFANYSIMNLQNRKLVQVGIYNGTHVIPNDRKIIWPGGETEKPRGYQMSTRLKIVTIHQEPFVYVKPTLSDGTCKEEFTVNGDPVKKVICTGPNDTSPGSPRHTVPQCCYGFCIDLLIKLARTMNFTYEVHLVADGKFGTQERVNNSNKKEWNGMMGELLSGQADMIVAPLTINNERAQYIEFSKPFKYQGLTILVKKEIPRSTLDSFMQPFQSTLWLLVGLSVHVVAVMLYLLDRFSPFGRFKVNSEDEEEDALTLSSAMWFSWGVLLNSGIGEGAPRSFSARILGMVWAGFAMIIVASYTANLAAFLVLDRPEERITGINDPRLRNPSDKFIYATVKQSSVDIYFRRQVELSTMYRHMEKHNYESAAEAIQAVRDNKLHAFIWDSAVLEFEASQKCDLVTTGELFFRSGFGIGMRKDSPWKQNVSLSILKSHENGFMEDLDKTWVRYQECDSRSNAPATLTFENMAGVFMLVAGGIVAGIFLIFIEIAYKRHKDARRKQMQLAFAAVNVWRKNLQDRKSGRAEPDPKKKATFRAITSTLASSFKRRRSSKDTQYHPTDITGPLNLSDPSVSTVV